From Pseudomonas vanderleydeniana, the proteins below share one genomic window:
- the cyaY gene encoding iron donor protein CyaY produces the protein MSLTEARFHDLVDSLQQNLEDVFDESDLDLDLENSAGVLTVKFEGGSQLIFSRQEPLRQLWVAARSGGYHFDYDEESSQWVCDKSEELLSEIVARATWEQAGVKLDFDEI, from the coding sequence ATGAGTTTGACTGAAGCCCGCTTTCACGACCTGGTCGATAGTCTCCAGCAAAATCTGGAGGATGTGTTCGACGAGAGTGACCTGGACCTGGACCTGGAAAACTCCGCCGGAGTGTTGACCGTCAAGTTCGAAGGCGGCAGCCAGCTGATCTTCAGCCGCCAGGAACCCCTGCGCCAGCTGTGGGTAGCGGCACGTTCGGGTGGCTACCACTTCGACTATGACGAAGAGAGCAGCCAGTGGGTCTGCGACAAGAGCGAGGAACTGCTCAGCGAGATCGTCGCCCGGGCCACCTGGGAACAGGCCGGCGTCAAGCTGGACTTCGACGAGATCTGA
- the lptM gene encoding LPS translocon maturation chaperone LptM codes for MKRLISSLAALLAIACLVSACGQKGPLYLPDDNQNPNDQAKSSQSKAHKHDTYE; via the coding sequence ATGAAGCGCCTGATCTCTTCCCTTGCTGCGCTCCTCGCGATCGCTTGCCTGGTCTCTGCCTGTGGTCAAAAAGGTCCGTTGTACCTCCCCGATGACAACCAGAACCCCAACGACCAGGCCAAGTCTTCGCAAAGCAAGGCGCATAAGCACGACACCTACGAGTAA
- the lysA gene encoding diaminopimelate decarboxylase, which translates to MDAFNYRDGELFAEGAALSAIAERFGTPTYVYSRAHIEAQYRAYADALEGVPHLVCFAVKANSNLGVLNLLARLGAGFDIVSRGELERVLAAGGRADRIVFSGVGKTRDDMRRALEVGVHCFNVESSEELERLQQVAAEMGVRAPVSLRVNPDVDAGTHPYISTGLKENKFGIAIADAEEAYVRAAQSPNLEVLGVDCHIGSQLTSLDPFLDALDRLLALIDRLGECGIYLQHIDLGGGVGVRYRDEEPPRVADYIKAVRERTAGRDLALMFEPGRFIVANAGVLLTRVEYLKHTEHKDFAIVDAAMNDLIRPSLYQAWMNVTAVRPRDAQPRTYDVVGPICETGDFLAKDRPLALEEGDLLAVHSAGAYGFVMSSNYNTRGRAAEVLVDGEQVIEIRRRETLAELYAGESLLPE; encoded by the coding sequence ATGGACGCTTTCAACTACCGCGACGGCGAGCTGTTCGCGGAAGGTGCGGCTTTGTCCGCCATTGCCGAGCGCTTTGGCACGCCCACCTACGTCTACTCCCGCGCGCACATCGAGGCGCAGTACCGCGCCTATGCCGATGCCCTCGAAGGCGTGCCGCACCTGGTCTGCTTCGCGGTCAAGGCCAACTCCAACCTCGGCGTGCTGAACCTACTGGCCCGCCTGGGCGCCGGTTTCGACATCGTTTCGCGTGGTGAGCTGGAACGCGTGCTGGCCGCTGGCGGCCGGGCCGACCGTATCGTGTTCTCCGGCGTCGGCAAGACCCGTGATGACATGCGCCGCGCCCTGGAAGTCGGCGTGCACTGCTTCAACGTCGAATCGTCCGAAGAGCTCGAGCGCCTGCAGCAGGTCGCTGCCGAGATGGGCGTACGCGCGCCGGTCTCGCTGCGGGTCAACCCGGACGTGGATGCCGGCACCCACCCGTACATCTCCACCGGCCTCAAGGAAAACAAGTTCGGCATCGCCATTGCCGACGCCGAAGAAGCCTACGTGCGCGCCGCGCAGTCGCCGAATCTGGAAGTGCTCGGCGTCGACTGCCACATCGGCTCGCAGCTGACCAGCCTGGATCCGTTCCTCGACGCCCTCGACCGCCTGCTGGCGCTGATCGACCGCCTTGGCGAATGCGGCATCTACCTGCAGCACATCGACCTCGGCGGTGGCGTGGGCGTGCGTTATCGCGACGAAGAGCCGCCACGGGTGGCCGACTACATCAAGGCCGTGCGTGAACGTACCGCCGGCCGCGACCTGGCGCTGATGTTCGAGCCGGGCCGCTTCATCGTCGCCAACGCCGGCGTGCTGCTGACCCGGGTCGAGTACCTCAAGCACACCGAGCACAAGGATTTCGCCATCGTCGACGCGGCGATGAACGACCTGATCCGGCCATCGCTGTACCAGGCCTGGATGAACGTCACCGCCGTGCGTCCGCGGGATGCACAGCCACGCACCTACGACGTGGTCGGCCCGATCTGCGAGACCGGCGACTTCCTGGCCAAGGACCGTCCGTTGGCGCTGGAAGAAGGCGACCTGCTGGCCGTGCACTCGGCTGGCGCCTATGGTTTCGTCATGAGCTCCAACTACAACACGCGCGGCCGCGCCGCCGAGGTGCTGGTGGACGGTGAGCAGGTGATCGAGATCCGTCGCCGCGAAACGCTGGCCGAACTGTACGCCGGCGAAAGCCTGCTGCCGGAGTAA
- the dapF gene encoding diaminopimelate epimerase — protein sequence MLLRFTKMHGLGNDFMVLDLVSQHAHIQPKHAKQWGDRHTGIGFDQLLIVEAPSNPEVDFRYRIFNSDGSEVEQCGNGARCFARFVLDKRLTAKRRIRVETKSGIIELDVRQDGQISVDMGAPRLVPADIPFQAPAQALSYPLEVDGQQVELAAVSMGNPHAVLRVNDINAAPVHELGPKIEHHPRFPARVNVGFLQVIDRHRAQLRVWERGAGETQACGTGACAAAVAAISQGWMDSPVTIDLPGGRLSIEWAGVGQPVMMTGPAVRVYEGQVRL from the coding sequence ATGCTGCTGCGTTTTACCAAGATGCACGGCCTGGGCAACGACTTCATGGTCCTCGACCTGGTCAGCCAGCACGCGCACATTCAGCCCAAGCACGCCAAACAGTGGGGCGACCGCCACACCGGCATCGGTTTCGACCAGTTGCTGATCGTCGAGGCGCCGAGCAATCCCGAAGTGGACTTCCGCTACCGGATCTTCAACTCCGACGGTTCGGAAGTGGAACAGTGCGGCAACGGCGCGCGCTGCTTCGCCCGTTTCGTGCTGGACAAGCGCCTGACCGCCAAGCGCAGGATCCGCGTCGAGACCAAGAGCGGCATCATCGAGCTGGACGTCCGCCAGGATGGCCAGATCAGCGTCGACATGGGCGCCCCGCGCCTGGTGCCGGCGGACATTCCGTTCCAGGCCCCGGCCCAGGCCCTGAGCTACCCGCTGGAAGTCGACGGCCAACAGGTCGAACTGGCCGCCGTGTCGATGGGCAACCCCCATGCGGTGCTGCGCGTCAACGATATCAATGCGGCGCCTGTCCACGAACTGGGCCCGAAGATCGAACACCATCCGCGCTTCCCGGCACGGGTCAACGTCGGCTTCCTCCAGGTGATCGACCGTCACCGTGCGCAACTGCGCGTCTGGGAACGTGGCGCCGGGGAAACCCAGGCCTGCGGGACCGGCGCCTGCGCCGCGGCGGTAGCGGCCATCAGCCAGGGCTGGATGGATTCGCCGGTGACCATCGACCTGCCCGGTGGGCGCCTGTCCATCGAGTGGGCCGGCGTCGGCCAGCCGGTGATGATGACTGGGCCCGCCGTGCGGGTGTATGAAGGACAAGTGCGTCTATAA
- a CDS encoding DUF484 family protein, producing the protein MTDQPKVPAEQPHELPEQSLEAAAVAAYLEAHPDFFVDHEELLPALRIPHQRGDTVSLVERQMKILRERNIEMRHRLSQLMDVARDNDRLFDKTRRLILALMDAASLDDLVMAVEDSLRQDFQVPFVSLILFGDNAMPVGRWVSGAEAQQAIGGLLSEGKSVSGSLREHELDFLFGEEQRKQIGSTAVVAISHLGLHGVLAIASRDPQHYKSSVGTLFLGYIAEVLGRVVPRFTHSLRSVR; encoded by the coding sequence ATGACCGACCAGCCCAAGGTTCCAGCCGAACAGCCCCACGAACTGCCAGAGCAGAGCCTTGAGGCGGCCGCCGTCGCCGCCTACCTGGAGGCTCATCCGGACTTCTTCGTCGACCATGAGGAACTGCTGCCGGCGCTGCGCATCCCGCATCAGCGTGGCGACACGGTGTCGCTGGTCGAGCGGCAGATGAAGATCCTGCGCGAACGCAACATCGAGATGCGCCATCGGCTGTCGCAGCTGATGGACGTCGCCCGCGACAACGACCGGCTGTTCGACAAGACCCGCCGGCTGATCCTCGCGCTGATGGATGCGGCCAGCCTCGACGACCTGGTGATGGCGGTCGAGGACAGCCTGCGCCAGGACTTCCAGGTGCCCTTCGTCAGCCTGATCCTGTTCGGCGACAACGCCATGCCGGTCGGCCGCTGGGTCAGCGGCGCCGAGGCCCAGCAGGCGATCGGCGGACTGCTTTCGGAAGGCAAGAGCGTCAGCGGCAGCCTGCGCGAGCATGAGCTGGACTTCCTGTTCGGCGAAGAGCAGCGCAAGCAGATCGGCTCCACCGCCGTCGTCGCCATCAGTCACCTGGGTCTGCATGGCGTGCTCGCCATCGCCAGCCGCGACCCGCAGCACTACAAGAGTTCGGTCGGCACCCTGTTCCTCGGCTATATCGCCGAAGTTCTGGGTCGCGTCGTCCCGCGCTTCACCCACTCCCTGCGCTCGGTACGCTAG
- the xerC gene encoding tyrosine recombinase XerC, with translation MERQLDAYCEHLRSERQVSPHTLEAYRRDLNKVLAFCEKEQVGSWARLDIQRLRRLVARLHQQGQSSRSLARLLSAVRGLYQYLNREGLCDHDPATGLAPPKSERRLPKTLDTDRAQQLLDGAVEDDFLAHRDQAILELFYSSGLRLSELTGLNLDQLDLADGLVQVHGKGSKTRVLPVGRKAREALQAWLPLRALSNPADDAVFVSQQGRRLGPRAIQLRVKAAGERELGQNLHPHMLRHSFASHLLESSQDLRGVQELLGHSDIKTTQIYTHLDFQHLATVYDSAHPRAKRSKDSSQ, from the coding sequence ATGGAACGACAGCTGGACGCCTACTGCGAGCACCTGCGCAGTGAGCGTCAGGTGTCGCCGCACACCCTCGAAGCCTATCGCCGCGACCTGAACAAGGTCCTGGCCTTCTGCGAGAAGGAACAGGTCGGCAGTTGGGCCAGGCTGGATATCCAGCGGCTGCGCCGACTCGTCGCCCGCCTGCACCAGCAAGGGCAATCCTCGCGCAGCCTGGCACGCCTGCTGTCGGCCGTGCGCGGGCTGTACCAGTATCTCAATCGCGAAGGCCTCTGCGATCACGACCCGGCCACCGGCCTGGCGCCACCCAAGAGCGAGCGCCGACTCCCCAAGACCCTCGATACCGACCGTGCCCAGCAGTTGCTCGACGGCGCCGTGGAGGACGACTTCCTCGCCCACCGCGACCAGGCCATTCTCGAACTGTTCTATTCCTCGGGGCTGCGCCTTTCGGAGCTGACCGGGCTCAACCTCGACCAGCTGGACCTGGCCGACGGCCTGGTGCAGGTCCACGGCAAGGGCAGCAAGACCCGCGTCCTGCCGGTCGGCCGCAAGGCCCGGGAAGCCCTGCAGGCCTGGCTGCCGCTACGGGCCCTGAGCAACCCGGCGGACGATGCGGTGTTCGTCAGCCAGCAGGGCCGGCGCCTCGGCCCTCGGGCCATCCAGCTGCGGGTCAAGGCTGCCGGCGAGCGCGAGCTTGGGCAGAACCTGCACCCGCACATGCTCCGCCACTCGTTTGCCAGCCACTTGCTGGAGTCCTCCCAGGACCTGCGCGGCGTGCAGGAACTGCTCGGCCACTCGGACATCAAGACCACGCAGATCTACACCCACCTGGACTTCCAGCACCTGGCCACCGTCTATGACAGCGCCCACCCGCGGGCCAAACGCAGCAAGGATTCCTCGCAATGA
- a CDS encoding HAD family hydrolase, whose translation MTIELVTFDLDDTLWDTAPVIHSAENVLREWLASHAPDLGGIPIEHLWAIRERVLLSEPTLKHRISALRRRVLFHALVEAGYPQAQASVLADEAFEVFIHARHQIDVFPEVEPTLEALGRSFALGVVTNGNADVRRLGLADYFRFALCAEDIGIAKPDSRLFHEALARGGNIAASAAVHIGDHPGDDIAGAQQAGLRAVWYNPAGKTWEAERRPDAEIRSLTELPSLLAAWNA comes from the coding sequence ATGACGATTGAGCTGGTCACCTTCGACCTCGACGACACCCTGTGGGACACCGCTCCCGTGATCCACAGTGCGGAAAACGTGCTGCGCGAGTGGCTGGCCAGCCATGCGCCGGACCTGGGCGGCATTCCGATCGAACACCTGTGGGCGATCCGCGAGCGCGTGCTGCTCAGCGAGCCGACGCTCAAGCACCGCATCAGCGCCCTGCGCCGGCGGGTGCTGTTCCATGCCCTGGTGGAAGCCGGTTATCCGCAGGCCCAGGCCAGCGTGCTGGCCGACGAGGCGTTCGAGGTGTTCATTCACGCCCGCCACCAGATCGACGTGTTCCCTGAGGTCGAGCCGACCCTGGAAGCCCTGGGCCGCAGCTTCGCCCTCGGCGTGGTCACCAACGGCAACGCCGACGTGCGTCGCCTGGGCCTGGCCGATTACTTCCGCTTTGCCCTCTGCGCCGAGGACATCGGCATCGCCAAGCCGGACTCGCGCCTGTTCCACGAAGCCCTGGCACGTGGCGGCAACATTGCGGCCAGCGCCGCGGTGCATATTGGCGATCATCCTGGCGACGACATCGCCGGTGCGCAGCAGGCCGGCCTGCGGGCGGTCTGGTACAACCCGGCAGGCAAGACCTGGGAAGCCGAACGCCGCCCGGATGCCGAAATTCGCAGCCTCACCGAGCTGCCGAGCCTGCTCGCCGCCTGGAACGCCTAG
- the sutA gene encoding transcriptional regulator SutA: protein MSDDDLENDDLEVGDEDENEEGLEASAEDVDVADDDGGDAPAPTSKGKAKAAVSVDELPSVETKNKERDALARAMEEFLARGGKVQEVEANVVADPPKKPDNKYGSRPI from the coding sequence ATGAGCGACGACGATCTGGAAAATGATGACCTCGAAGTAGGCGACGAAGACGAGAACGAAGAAGGCCTGGAAGCGTCTGCAGAAGACGTGGACGTAGCCGACGACGATGGCGGCGATGCACCCGCTCCGACCTCCAAGGGCAAGGCCAAGGCGGCGGTATCGGTCGATGAGCTGCCAAGCGTCGAGACCAAGAACAAGGAGCGCGATGCTCTGGCGCGTGCCATGGAAGAATTCCTGGCTCGCGGCGGCAAGGTGCAGGAAGTGGAGGCCAACGTGGTCGCCGATCCGCCCAAGAAGCCGGATAACAAGTACGGCAGCCGCCCTATCTGA
- a CDS encoding secondary thiamine-phosphate synthase enzyme YjbQ codes for MWQQTLITLRARPRGFHLVTQELLDGLPELKACRVGLLHLWLQHTSASLTINENADPAVRRDFERFFNRLVPQGDLDYEHNDEGADDLPAHFKASLLGCQLTLPVTAGRLALGSWQGVYLGEHRDHGGARKVLATLQGDGA; via the coding sequence ATGTGGCAACAGACACTGATTACCTTGCGGGCCAGGCCCCGGGGTTTTCATTTGGTGACCCAGGAGTTGCTCGACGGCTTGCCTGAACTGAAGGCATGTCGAGTCGGTCTGTTGCATTTGTGGCTGCAGCATACCTCGGCCTCGTTGACCATCAACGAGAATGCCGATCCGGCGGTACGTCGTGACTTCGAGCGTTTTTTCAATCGACTGGTCCCGCAAGGCGACCTCGACTATGAACACAACGACGAAGGCGCGGACGACTTGCCGGCGCACTTCAAGGCCAGTTTGCTAGGCTGTCAGCTGACTTTGCCGGTAACGGCGGGGCGGCTGGCGCTGGGTAGCTGGCAGGGCGTCTATCTTGGCGAGCACCGCGATCATGGCGGTGCCCGTAAAGTCCTTGCCACCCTCCAGGGTGATGGGGCATAA
- a CDS encoding ammonium transporter, whose amino-acid sequence MTLRKFAGLGALLSLIMPALAMAADPAPAPVLNSGDTSWMLTSTALVLFMTIPGLALFYGGMVRSKNILSVMMQCFAITGLITILWFIYGYSMAFDTTGMEAGVVNLNSFVGGLGKAFLAGITPASITGPAALFPEAVFVTFQMTFAIITPALIVGAFAERMKFSAMLIFMGVWFTLVYAPIAHMVWGGAGSLLGDWGVLDFAGGTVVHINAGIAGLVACLVLGKRKGYPTTPMAPHNLGYTLIGAAMLWIGWFGFNAGSAAAANGTAGMAMLVTQIATAAAALGWMFAEWLTHGKPSALGIASGVVAGLVAITPAAGTVGPMGALVIGLAAGVVCFFCATSLKRKLGYDDSLDAFGVHGIGGILGAILTGVFAAPSMGGFNAATTDVAAQVWVQCKGVGFTIIYTAIVTYVILKVLDVVMGLRVTDEEESVGLDLAQHNERGYNL is encoded by the coding sequence ATGACTCTGCGTAAATTCGCAGGGCTAGGAGCCCTGTTGTCCCTAATAATGCCAGCCCTGGCCATGGCGGCAGACCCTGCCCCCGCGCCGGTGCTCAATTCCGGTGACACCAGCTGGATGCTGACCTCCACGGCCCTCGTGCTGTTCATGACCATTCCGGGCCTGGCGCTGTTCTACGGCGGCATGGTGCGTTCGAAGAACATTCTTTCGGTGATGATGCAGTGCTTCGCCATCACTGGCCTGATCACCATCCTGTGGTTCATCTACGGCTACAGTATGGCGTTCGATACCACCGGGATGGAAGCCGGTGTCGTCAACCTCAACTCCTTCGTCGGCGGCCTGGGCAAGGCCTTCCTGGCCGGTATCACTCCGGCGAGCATCACCGGCCCTGCGGCGCTGTTCCCCGAGGCGGTGTTCGTCACCTTCCAGATGACCTTCGCGATCATCACCCCGGCGCTGATCGTCGGTGCCTTCGCCGAGCGCATGAAATTCTCCGCGATGCTGATCTTCATGGGTGTCTGGTTCACTCTGGTCTATGCGCCGATCGCGCACATGGTCTGGGGCGGTGCGGGTTCGCTGCTGGGCGACTGGGGCGTGCTGGACTTCGCAGGTGGCACCGTGGTGCACATCAACGCCGGTATCGCCGGTCTCGTGGCCTGCCTGGTGCTGGGCAAGCGCAAGGGCTACCCAACCACGCCAATGGCGCCGCATAACCTGGGCTACACCCTGATCGGTGCTGCCATGCTGTGGATCGGCTGGTTCGGCTTCAACGCCGGTTCCGCCGCTGCCGCCAACGGCACCGCCGGCATGGCGATGCTGGTGACCCAGATTGCCACCGCCGCCGCCGCACTGGGCTGGATGTTTGCCGAGTGGCTGACCCACGGCAAGCCAAGCGCACTGGGTATCGCCTCGGGCGTGGTGGCCGGCCTGGTCGCCATTACCCCGGCGGCCGGTACCGTCGGCCCGATGGGGGCACTGGTGATCGGCCTGGCCGCTGGCGTGGTGTGCTTCTTCTGCGCCACCTCGCTCAAGCGCAAGCTGGGCTACGACGACTCCCTGGACGCCTTCGGCGTGCACGGTATCGGCGGTATCCTCGGCGCGATCCTGACCGGCGTGTTCGCCGCACCGTCGATGGGCGGCTTCAACGCCGCGACCACCGATGTGGCTGCCCAGGTCTGGGTACAGTGCAAGGGTGTCGGCTTCACCATCATCTACACCGCGATCGTCACCTACGTCATCCTGAAGGTCCTGGATGTGGTGATGGGCCTGCGGGTCACCGACGAGGAAGAATCGGTCGGCCTCGACCTGGCACAACACAACGAGCGTGGCTATAACCTCTAA
- the glnK gene encoding P-II family nitrogen regulator, whose product MKLVTAIIKPFKLDDVRESLSEIGVQGITVTEVKGFGRQKGHTELYRGAEYVVDFLPKVKIDVAIDDKDLDRVIEAITKAANTGKIGDGKIFVVNLEQAIRIRTGETDTDAI is encoded by the coding sequence ATGAAGCTAGTCACTGCCATCATCAAGCCGTTCAAGTTGGACGATGTGCGCGAGTCGTTGTCCGAGATCGGCGTGCAGGGCATTACCGTCACTGAGGTCAAGGGCTTCGGTCGGCAGAAGGGTCACACCGAGCTGTATCGCGGCGCGGAATACGTGGTCGACTTCCTGCCCAAGGTGAAGATCGACGTCGCCATCGACGACAAGGATCTGGACCGGGTTATCGAGGCGATAACCAAGGCCGCCAACACCGGCAAGATCGGTGACGGCAAGATCTTCGTGGTCAATCTGGAACAGGCTATTCGCATCCGTACCGGCGAAACCGATACCGACGCCATCTAA